One region of Candidatus Poribacteria bacterium genomic DNA includes:
- a CDS encoding Gfo/Idh/MocA family oxidoreductase, whose translation KPMAENLGQAREMLETCSQHGVKLAIDHQVRFSAPYEAARQMIAEGVIGDIFRIHAVCGGGDLKDNATHTVDLMRYVYGDRAVSWVIGQIERIGTPTKYDLHSEDFAVGYFKFEDNVRAIIESGSDTAPGYHHIYCYGTEGELELAAPGGPSIRYRTSESGGDWVTPELPSESNPVRDMIAAIEEDREHRSSGHQGYATHELLMAIYESSRKRRRIHLPLEEMESPLTLMIEDGWI comes from the coding sequence AAAAGCCGATGGCGGAGAACCTCGGACAGGCGCGGGAGATGCTTGAAACCTGTTCGCAACACGGTGTGAAATTAGCGATTGACCATCAAGTCCGGTTTAGTGCGCCCTACGAAGCCGCCAGACAGATGATAGCCGAGGGTGTTATCGGTGATATCTTTCGCATCCATGCTGTTTGTGGTGGTGGTGACCTGAAAGACAATGCCACACATACTGTTGATCTTATGCGATATGTCTATGGTGACCGCGCCGTAAGTTGGGTGATCGGTCAGATTGAACGCATCGGCACACCGACTAAATACGATTTACACTCTGAGGATTTCGCTGTCGGTTACTTCAAGTTTGAAGACAACGTTCGGGCTATCATTGAATCGGGCAGCGATACCGCTCCCGGTTATCACCACATCTACTGCTATGGGACGGAAGGTGAGCTTGAATTGGCTGCTCCGGGCGGACCCTCTATCCGCTACCGCACCTCAGAATCGGGTGGGGATTGGGTAACACCGGAACTCCCGTCAGAAAGCAATCCTGTACGAGACATGATTGCGGCTATTGAAGAGGATCGGGAACATCGCTCAAGTGGTCATCAGGGATACGCGACGCACGAGCTGCTCATGGCAATTTATGAATCGTCTCGGAAGCGGCGGCGGATTCATTTACCCCTTGAAGAGATGGAATCACCCTTAACGTTGATGATTGAGGATGGATGGATATAG